From the genome of Geoglobus ahangari, one region includes:
- a CDS encoding Mut7-C RNAse domain-containing protein has protein sequence MRFIADRMLGKLAIWLRIFGYDTLYIGDFDVEDEDTFLLENFTDRVLLTRDKELYERCVRRGRKAIFVNSDSVLEQIAEMRRIGVRTEIRMDRCSVCNMPLRKPSEEEARRVMEKEGIEENLMERYELWYCERCEKLYWLGSHYRNMVKFLEGLKG, from the coding sequence TTGAGGTTCATCGCTGACAGGATGCTGGGGAAGCTTGCAATATGGCTGCGAATTTTCGGTTACGATACCCTCTACATAGGGGACTTCGACGTTGAAGACGAGGACACGTTTCTGCTCGAGAACTTCACCGACAGAGTCCTGCTCACGAGGGACAAGGAGCTATACGAAAGATGCGTTAGGAGGGGCAGGAAGGCAATCTTCGTGAACAGCGACAGCGTGCTCGAGCAGATAGCAGAGATGAGGAGGATTGGAGTAAGGACGGAGATCAGGATGGACAGGTGCAGCGTCTGCAACATGCCGCTCAGAAAGCCGAGCGAGGAGGAGGCGAGGAGGGTTATGGAGAAAGAGGGGATCGAGGAGAACCTCATGGAGAGGTACGAGCTCTGGTACTGTGAGAGGTGCGAGAAGCTGTACTGGCTCGGAAGCCATTACAGGAACATGGTGAAGTTTCTGGAGGGGCTGAAGGGATGA
- a CDS encoding RNA 2'-phosphotransferase: protein MEDVRICPEHGFYRGESCDTCGYVGEVVIPKDRVERLGKFISGVLRHFPDKFGLEMDENGWVDFERLLRIVSRRYRWANRWVVKALIYSDRKGRYELKDDRIRARYGHSVPVELNDMPEAEEDLLYYGTSEEESVRLLELGIKPVNQTFVHLSTTLEKSEEVARLRTDEPIILEVDARKARDDGIRLIKVNEHIVLAKEIPPEYILREIRL, encoded by the coding sequence ATGGAGGACGTCAGAATATGCCCTGAACACGGCTTCTACAGGGGTGAGAGTTGCGACACCTGCGGGTATGTTGGAGAGGTCGTGATACCAAAGGACAGGGTTGAGAGGCTTGGAAAGTTCATCTCCGGAGTTCTCAGACACTTTCCCGACAAGTTTGGTCTTGAGATGGACGAGAACGGGTGGGTTGACTTCGAAAGGCTCCTTAGAATCGTGAGCAGGAGGTACAGGTGGGCGAACAGGTGGGTGGTCAAGGCCCTCATCTACAGCGACAGGAAGGGGAGGTACGAGCTGAAGGACGACAGGATAAGGGCGAGGTACGGCCACAGCGTTCCCGTGGAGCTGAACGACATGCCTGAAGCCGAGGAGGATCTGCTTTACTACGGGACGAGCGAGGAGGAGTCGGTGAGGCTGCTTGAGCTCGGAATAAAGCCGGTCAACCAGACTTTCGTTCACCTCTCCACGACGCTCGAGAAGAGCGAGGAGGTTGCGAGGCTCAGGACGGACGAGCCGATCATCCTTGAGGTGGACGCGAGAAAGGCGCGGGATGACGGGATCAGGCTGATAAAGGTTAACGAGCACATAGTTCTCGCAAAGGAGATTCCTCCGGAGTACATCCTGAGGGAAATCAGACTTTAG
- a CDS encoding cobyrinate a,c-diamide synthase, translated as MHAFVVAGTHSGTGKTSVSIAITAALMKRGLRVQPFKVGSDFIDPSHYSFCEWAVNLDAFMMGEDGVKKSFLKWTAGKDAAIIEGVMGLFDGYKLSDFSSTAHVARILDVPVVLVMDVRAMSLSALALFEGFKNFDPRVKVVGVVFNNATPFHERLARVFEDKGYRVFGVLPKNDMLRVESRHLGLHLGMEVERDWRKIAEFAEQHIDIDGLLEVSEVEFEGFEEEPKEEGRGFRIGIPFDEAFSFYYRDNLSILSKYGELVFFSPLKGEAVECDAYYIGGGYPELHDLSKFARFIGREAVDEKPIYGECGGMMVLSRKIVVNGKERRMAGVLDVDVEFTPRLQALGYVRGEVVRDNPFFHGSFKGHEFHYSRAYPDQDVRFAFKTDGKGMVDGWDGAMAYRTLAGYAHIHLYSTVMLDKFREKV; from the coding sequence ATGCACGCGTTCGTCGTTGCCGGAACCCACAGCGGCACGGGTAAGACGTCCGTATCCATCGCCATCACCGCGGCCCTCATGAAGAGGGGGCTGAGGGTTCAGCCGTTCAAGGTCGGCTCGGACTTCATAGACCCCTCACACTACTCGTTCTGCGAGTGGGCGGTGAACCTCGACGCGTTCATGATGGGAGAGGATGGGGTGAAAAAATCTTTTCTCAAATGGACTGCAGGCAAGGACGCTGCTATCATTGAGGGAGTGATGGGGCTCTTTGATGGATATAAGCTAAGCGACTTCTCCTCAACCGCCCACGTCGCCAGAATTCTCGACGTTCCCGTCGTGCTCGTCATGGACGTTAGGGCGATGTCCCTCTCCGCACTCGCGCTCTTTGAGGGCTTCAAGAACTTCGACCCGAGGGTGAAGGTGGTGGGTGTGGTCTTCAACAACGCCACACCATTCCACGAGAGGCTCGCGAGGGTGTTTGAGGATAAGGGATACAGGGTGTTCGGGGTTTTGCCAAAAAACGATATGCTCAGGGTTGAGAGCAGGCACCTCGGCCTTCACCTCGGCATGGAGGTAGAGAGGGACTGGAGGAAGATAGCTGAGTTTGCCGAGCAGCACATCGACATAGACGGCCTCCTTGAGGTCTCGGAGGTCGAGTTCGAAGGTTTTGAGGAGGAGCCAAAGGAGGAGGGCAGGGGGTTCAGGATCGGGATTCCCTTCGACGAGGCGTTCTCCTTCTACTACCGGGACAACCTCTCGATCCTCTCCAAGTACGGGGAGCTCGTCTTCTTCTCACCCCTCAAGGGTGAAGCAGTTGAGTGCGACGCCTACTACATTGGTGGAGGATATCCTGAGCTCCACGACCTCTCAAAGTTCGCGAGGTTCATTGGGAGGGAGGCAGTGGATGAGAAGCCAATCTACGGGGAGTGCGGCGGGATGATGGTGCTCTCGAGGAAGATAGTCGTCAACGGGAAGGAGAGAAGGATGGCGGGCGTGCTTGACGTGGATGTGGAGTTCACGCCAAGGCTGCAGGCCCTCGGGTATGTGAGGGGAGAAGTCGTTAGAGACAACCCGTTTTTCCACGGCTCCTTCAAGGGCCATGAGTTCCACTACAGCAGAGCGTACCCGGATCAGGACGTCAGGTTCGCGTTCAAGACTGACGGAAAGGGGATGGTGGATGGGTGGGATGGCGCCATGGCCTACAGGACTCTCGCGGGCTATGCGCACATCCACCTCTACTCGACTGTGATGCTCGATAAATTCAGGGAAAAAGTTTAA
- a CDS encoding ferredoxin — protein MKAVVDEDVCTGCGTCADICPEVFELGDDGIAHVVGDCGEFADCCTEAADSCPVGAITIED, from the coding sequence ATGAAGGCTGTGGTAGATGAAGATGTTTGCACCGGCTGTGGGACATGCGCGGACATCTGTCCCGAGGTTTTCGAGCTCGGAGATGACGGTATCGCTCACGTCGTTGGAGACTGTGGAGAGTTTGCAGACTGCTGCACCGAGGCAGCGGATAGCTGTCCTGTGGGGGCAATAACCATAGAGGACTGA
- a CDS encoding DUF531 family protein — protein sequence MMVACLVNTYDKLKLHEIHLRTIARAAPLCYAYDFHLALLDFNFWESREEMVEEVAGYTTIGEGGRYLRMLDEMNRLHLIDRIPSHFGEIIATTSKPEKKPLTMDELRRMRSACFLIGLGRKGLPKDLIKKARHNLDITFKGVSLETCSAMGAIMSLVWVVRYGGRQNMP from the coding sequence ATGATGGTCGCGTGCCTCGTGAACACATACGACAAGCTGAAGCTCCACGAGATCCACCTCAGAACAATAGCCCGTGCCGCTCCTCTCTGCTATGCCTACGACTTCCACCTCGCCCTCCTCGACTTCAACTTCTGGGAAAGCAGGGAGGAGATGGTTGAGGAGGTGGCAGGTTACACGACCATAGGCGAGGGGGGCAGGTATCTGAGGATGCTGGACGAGATGAATCGCCTGCATCTCATCGACCGAATACCATCCCATTTCGGCGAGATAATCGCCACCACCTCCAAACCGGAGAAGAAACCGCTCACAATGGACGAGCTCAGGAGGATGAGGTCCGCTTGTTTTTTAATAGGCCTCGGCAGGAAGGGGCTCCCAAAAGATTTAATAAAGAAAGCGAGACACAACCTTGACATCACGTTCAAGGGTGTCAGCTTGGAGACCTGCAGTGCAATGGGCGCCATAATGTCGTTGGTGTGGGTGGTAAGGTATGGAGGACGTCAGAATATGCCCTGA
- a CDS encoding HD domain-containing protein, protein MGLPDFLYESCSLKNVPRSGWFKVGIENPESVAEHSFLTAVIAFFLGMRRFGSVEEACKCATAALFHDLHEVRTLDLHRLAKRYADVDEERAREDQLDFPEGEAVRELLDRYGDLVRDADRLELFIQSRVYGRRCEDAMLYGDSISLESEEAKALLEELKKTDPRWWLRFEVHR, encoded by the coding sequence TCATGCTCCCTCAAGAACGTGCCAAGATCCGGGTGGTTCAAGGTGGGGATCGAAAACCCCGAGAGCGTGGCGGAGCACTCCTTTCTCACGGCCGTGATTGCGTTCTTCCTCGGAATGAGGAGGTTTGGCAGCGTGGAGGAGGCGTGTAAGTGCGCCACCGCAGCCCTTTTCCACGACTTGCATGAGGTGAGGACGCTCGACCTCCACAGGCTCGCGAAGAGGTACGCGGATGTGGACGAGGAAAGGGCGAGGGAGGATCAGCTTGACTTCCCGGAGGGCGAGGCTGTGAGGGAACTCCTCGATAGGTACGGAGATCTGGTTCGCGACGCAGACAGGCTCGAGCTCTTCATCCAGAGCAGGGTTTACGGCAGGAGGTGTGAGGACGCCATGCTCTACGGGGACAGCATAAGCCTTGAGAGCGAGGAGGCCAAGGCGCTTCTTGAGGAGCTGAAGAAGACCGATCCAAGGTGGTGGCTCAGGTTTGAGGTTCATCGCTGA